tatatacataaattacaAGACATACTAAATACCGCATCGTACTCTAAATAATTCTAATCTATAACTCTTCAATTATAATAGtcattgaaaatataaaataaataattatacatgttaattgaaatgtattttaaaaaaaatacaaaaaaaacaaaaattatagaataaatatttataataataacattgcAAAATATTAAGATACAGCTGAGTATTATTCTGAgagaattattaaaagttcttatgtaaatattcatGTTAACTATTTAATTGaggtaaaataaacaatctaaatttaaataataattcttttgtggaaattttgtttttccgttaagaaaaaatattatggatttaaaatatattaatattaattaataatattaatgttattacTCAACCTTAAAGTAGTTAGgatatatgatatttttttatggcAAATTCAtccatataatttatgtaggGGCAATAGGATAAATGAACATGTATAACACTATCACTAAGAAcagtgaaaaatattttttgtgtagtctgattatatataataataaaaatacattatatactAATGTagaattaatacatatataataattttgatatTGCCATTACTAAATAGACAGatatttgataaaatatggaatcatattttgaaatataagtGCTAGAGTCAGAGAATTTAATactaaacatattatatatagaatgaAAACATCTAATCTAATAGAGTTAAGcgatattaaataaatataacaataatatcaactattttacattactataatatctataaatataattaacttCGTTTTCATTCTaatcaaatataaaacaaatttttttttgaagtatTATGCGATTCTAAATTTATCTATATaactaaaacaaaaataaaaatatatttatcatcagaatatattttattattttaatttgaatatattttactaagaACTTATTctctattataatatatagataattattaagtcaagtatgaaataatataagctaccatttaaatatgtaagtACCATACTTTAATAATGTATGCAACAGCTCTTACTTTAggcatttatacatattaaataaaaaaaaagaaaaaaaaaatctgtTATTTAAAGAgctatattttcttaaatatacgtacatttaattatacttttttttgttctatattactttttattgttctaatatttctatttatattatgttaaaaatatacatactgAACATatcaattttaatattatatattatattctttataaataaacaaataaataaatatataatatatttattatgctGAAAAAAGATTCAGTACAACGTATGAATtgttataaattttgaatCACGTTTAAATAAAGGTAATGTTTATATTGCTGCATCAAGCtataatattcataacatattaaaaaaaaaataataaaaagtactttaaaaaaaataaaattttacccatatacataatgttgtaaataaataaaatatttaatataaatacaatataatacttgttccttttttattttttttcttcgcattttaattttaacaaatataatttatcacaagaatattttgttaacatagttttaaaaaatatttctctttatttcATGGGCTAGTTTTTCTGAGGATCTTCGtattgaattaaaaaatataaaattattaacaaaaacgaaataaatttattaaatgaaaaaaaaaaaatcttaaaataaaaactttattaaaaaaattgaaagaatatatattttttatttataactatatttaaacttttatcattatttccCCCCTTAGAAttaaatagaattaaaatgttaatttattatacaacAAATTTAACATTGTTGTTTTCAAATGATATATATCAAATGTGTCATATAATAaggatatttataaatgaaaaaaaacggaaaaaattattttatttaaagaatttaaaTGAACATACATTTATCCATGcattaataattcataaatatgttCTTATGAAGcactattttaaaattattttgtccATATTAATACcctcataaatatataacatacaaAAGGGGCAATCGTAtggatatattaaaataaagaacatatacaaaattactttataactataattttttaacgaAAGTGAATTTTAATACTAACAAATagaatttacattttattaattccaTTTTATATGCATTATACAAAAAGGAAGAATACGACAAACGCACCCATAAATATAGTAACAAGCAACATagaaatattcatataatcaGAAAAATTGAAAGGTAATTCTTTTCTTTAGGATTATTATGGAATTACACTTTTATACTCACTAGGGAACTTATTATCTGTATATTCAAATAcatgttaaattttttgaaaggTAGGATCTTGTTTTTCAATAAGTAAAAGTTTTAGGCAGCACACTAATTTTTGAATTAGGaatttcataatattcacttattataactattccatataaatatatatttcctagGATTATACGAACAGTCctagttttatttattaatttagtCTTAACATTCCTCTGATTATATTTAACATCACACTCAAAATATTTGAACAAAAAATTGGCATTATagaaattatttcatattattgaAACATTGTcatgttcatataaaaaggataaatgcAAGAATTTTCGTAAATAGaagatatttatttttatttttcatattcatttatagtaatcataaatttaataGAGAATAAATATCTCATCTTATTGTCCGTAgtactaataaatataaagatgttattttgtttgttaaataattttaatagtagtttttaacttttccttaataatttattattctatatatattttatacattgtGAAATATGTAATGAGGtacataacaaaaaaaattataaaaggaataatGTTACATTTCctgaattatttatttttgtaattcaaagtataaatattttcaagataattaatctataaaaaacttttatttgGTTAACCTTCAAATTcagcatatttttaattatttattttttataaacaaataatttcattaacaaaatattgcTTTAATTTAAgcgttaaatatataagatttaaaaaagatatatttttttacagattaaaaaattatttttaaaattcaaaatgtatagaacttattttttttgtatttaagtacacaaataaatatagatttCTCTTGCTTATAACTATGAagtttatacttttattttaaaaaaaaaaattaatctcAAAATTAATCAGTAATATAAGATAAAAGAATAAGATAATACAGAAAGTGTAACAATATTAAAACACTAATAATAAGCTCTAAACTCtatttataaagaatattaccctattatacatttatatcttCTCATTTATatgatacaaaaaaaaataaaatatatataaaaaaattttaaaaaataaatatttgtcacaatattttatactaaagattatttttcctaataaatatttttatttcctccgttattaaaatatatatatatatatatataacaagaTATTTTCAAGTCGTTTTGGCTTTAACAAAATAGgacacatttatttttaattttaaaccaataataaatttttttatttactcaaaatataataatttaaggTTCCAAGAGAGATTAAAAACTAattaatactatattttgcaaaatataatatgtaattcAGCAAATgttatcattaaaattagatatattaagctttcatatattaattttaaggcatatatgtatctttcaaacaaatattaataaatatagaaataaatatatgatccATAGTATTCAACAAATCTATGAAAATTACTTCAAATTCAAAGTGAAAAACAtgaaaacatttatattaaccaaaaaattaaaagtgcACATTTTTATTGGGACTAATCAAAAAGGGCGCTCATATGAAGGACTTATagtttatgtaaataatgttatttttattaaataaaaaactaagaaaaaaaataggtaTTAGCTCATATTGACTATTTCCTTAAAAATGGAAACATTTAATACCATTTAAGTTACCTTTtcctaaatttaattttttcatattttttaaccttcttatggtaataaaacaacatcaatataaaaataactcCTATAATAAATggaactaaaaaatatagtataatactaaaaaatgatctattaaaaatagtatacatttttttattatttactacATCTACACCTATCCACTTTAAATTGTTATTCATTATCCAACTACGCAAGGGTTTTCCCCACTTTGTACCAAGAGTGCACATTAAAACCTTAAACAAACCTTTAACAAGTCcacaattaaaaatataatctaATAAGAGTgacaataacaaaaaatacacaaaaaataaaggtaaaGCTAGTCGTAATCggaattttttaagtattacttttttgtaaGTTTTATCACTAATAGTCCTGTTTCTTTTGAGAAAATCAATGTAATcaagttctttgaatatttttttttcaaggtgggaatatttttttgtttcaaatatataagatttttttttattatcatgtTTGTAGTATACCTTATTCTTTGATGAACTACCATTTGACTGTTTGTTTGTTTCTTTATACCtcttattattgttatatatattttttttttcgttcacTCCATAATTTGATAGCTCTCCTTTTAAAcctaaattatttgaatagtTATCCTTCTTACAGTGTGCTAGTAATCGATAATTTCTTGTTACTAATATTCTACTAGGGATGCAgttcttatttaaatatttcttaagtgtaagctaaaaaaaatgtgtttatatatgtttcttGAAGAATAAACAATTTcaagcaaaaaaaatttattaatacaaatataaattgacAAATGAGactagtatatatttaaataaataataatattatattacatcaTAATAGAAATGATATATCCAAGTTAAAAGTGTAAACGTActaatattcataaaaaatagtatctTCATATTTTGTTACAATATAGAgatcataaatattataatacattcAGTAACGAAAAATTTGACAACAATGTAATAttctttaataataaagaaatcataaatattcttttaattttttcttttattatttttcgtGAATTCATGATAAAAcatatacaattaaaatgTCCATAACgatggaagaaaaaaaaaaaactttaaaaatctattataatatttttaatagaatgttgtataaaaaaaattaaattttaataaaaatattacaattcGAATTCaatcataaatattcaaaatacataatttaatatagtactgttattaaataatttgtttgtttaaactattttaaaataaaaaaaaatatacgctttatcaacatttttatgtattgaGTTTATATAGATTATAGAAGATAGAagatatgtataaataattattccaTATATTAAGAGAACAATAATTCGttttaatgatttttttttattaactttatttctatgaatattatattctagAAAAATTGATTATTTCTAATAAGATACTCTTATAGCATTATAatagtagaaaaaaaaataatttaaacaatattttttattacgataattataacacaagctttaattatatcttaaacctttataatattttaaagtgTATAAAAcgtttaataaaattaatttatattatattatttaatctaTAAAGGCTTATGTATTCTAAAGGTAAATAAAGATgattctttatttttgtgccataatttttgaaagtaaaatttttaattaattttaagttaaacactttttaaaaaaaacatatttatattcatgtg
The window above is part of the Plasmodium malariae genome assembly, chromosome: 10 genome. Proteins encoded here:
- the PmUG01_10010200 gene encoding fam-l protein, whose amino-acid sequence is MKILFFMNISTFTLLTWIYHFYYDLTLKKYLNKNCIPSRILVTRNYRLLAHCKKDNYSNNLGLKGELSNYGVNEKKNIYNNNKRYKETNKQSNGSSSKNKVYYKHDNKKKSYIFETKKYSHLEKKIFKELDYIDFLKRNRTISDKTYKKVILKKFRLRLALPLFFVYFLLLSLLLDYIFNCGLVKGLFKVLMCTLGTKWGKPLRSWIMNNNLKWIGVDVVNNKKMYTIFNRSFFSIILYFLVPFIIGVIFILMLFYYHKKVKKYEKIKFRKR